A genome region from Mesorhizobium sp. B2-1-8 includes the following:
- a CDS encoding ABC transporter permease, with product MQSAVDLARSGLPPKMRRRTQRRAAPWLVAAAISVSLLALVPLAFIIWIAVQTGWETVSALVFRPRVGELLVNTGLLVLLAVPIAITLSVTLAWLTERSDLPGARFWSWLCVAPLAIPAFVHSYAWITMVPGLHGLWAGVLVSVIAYFPFLYLPVSAALRRLDPALEDAAAALGLGPWRVFWRVVLPQLRLAICGGSLLVGLHLLAEYGLYVFIRFDTFTTAIVDQFQSTFNGPAANMLAGVLVTCCFMLLGLEVLVRGEERYARVGSGAARYQQRMSLGRATLPSLLLLVVTTLLALGVPFITIGRWLIAGGADVWRFDEIGLALGQTLFLSLAGALLATVAAMPMAWISIRAPGPLQRLLEGCNYIVGSLPGVVIALALVTITVRIALPLYQTLFTILVAYSLMFLPRALVSLRASIAQAPVELERAAASLGRRPLNALWSTTIRLSAPGAAAGMALVALGIMNELTATQMLAPNGTRTLAMAFWSYSGEIDYASAAPYAFIMVAMSLPLTWLLYVQSKRMAGR from the coding sequence ATGCAGTCCGCGGTCGATCTCGCACGCTCGGGCCTGCCGCCCAAGATGCGCCGAAGGACGCAGCGGCGAGCGGCGCCCTGGCTTGTCGCCGCCGCCATATCAGTCTCCCTGCTGGCGTTGGTGCCGCTCGCCTTCATCATCTGGATCGCGGTGCAGACCGGCTGGGAGACCGTCTCGGCACTGGTCTTCCGGCCACGTGTCGGCGAACTGCTGGTCAACACCGGCCTGCTGGTGCTGCTGGCCGTGCCGATCGCCATCACCTTGTCGGTGACGCTGGCCTGGCTGACCGAACGCAGCGACCTGCCCGGTGCCCGGTTCTGGTCCTGGCTCTGCGTGGCGCCGCTCGCCATCCCCGCTTTCGTACACTCCTATGCATGGATCACCATGGTGCCGGGGCTGCACGGCCTGTGGGCCGGTGTGCTGGTCTCCGTCATTGCCTATTTCCCCTTCCTCTATCTGCCGGTGTCGGCGGCGCTGCGTCGCCTCGATCCTGCCCTGGAGGATGCCGCGGCGGCACTCGGCCTCGGACCCTGGCGCGTGTTCTGGCGTGTCGTGTTGCCGCAGCTCAGGCTCGCAATATGCGGCGGCTCGCTGCTGGTCGGACTGCATCTGCTGGCCGAATATGGCCTCTACGTCTTCATCCGCTTCGACACCTTCACCACCGCGATCGTCGACCAGTTCCAGTCGACCTTCAACGGTCCGGCCGCCAACATGCTGGCCGGCGTGCTGGTGACCTGCTGTTTCATGCTGCTCGGCCTCGAAGTGCTGGTGCGCGGCGAGGAGCGTTATGCCCGTGTCGGCTCGGGTGCCGCGCGGTATCAGCAGCGGATGAGCCTCGGCCGCGCCACCTTGCCCAGTTTACTGCTACTCGTCGTCACCACGCTGCTGGCGCTTGGCGTGCCGTTCATCACCATCGGCCGCTGGCTCATCGCGGGCGGCGCCGATGTCTGGCGCTTCGACGAAATCGGCCTGGCACTCGGCCAGACGCTGTTCCTGTCGCTCGCCGGGGCGCTGCTTGCCACTGTCGCTGCGATGCCGATGGCCTGGATCTCGATCCGGGCGCCGGGACCGCTGCAGCGCCTTCTGGAGGGATGCAATTACATTGTCGGCTCGCTGCCGGGTGTCGTCATTGCGCTGGCGCTGGTCACCATCACCGTGCGCATCGCGCTGCCGCTCTACCAAACCCTGTTCACCATCCTGGTCGCGTACTCCCTGATGTTCCTGCCGCGTGCCCTGGTCAGCCTGCGCGCGTCGATCGCGCAGGCCCCGGTCGAGCTCGAGCGCGCCGCGGCCAGCCTCGGCCGGCGGCCGCTCAACGCGCTATGGTCGACGACAATCCGCCTGTCGGCGCCCGGTGCCGCGGCCGGCATGGCGCTGGTGGCGCTCGGCATCATGAACGAATTGACCGCCACCCAGATGCTGGCGCCGAACGGCACCCGCACGCTGGCCATGGCGTTCTGGTCCTACAGCGGCGAGATCGATTACGCCTCGGCGGCCCCTTACGCCTTCATCATGGTGGCGATGTCGCTGCCCCTGACCTGGCTGCTCTATGTCCAGTCGAAACGGATGGCCGGGCGATGA